In Streptomyces chartreusis, the following proteins share a genomic window:
- a CDS encoding PPA1309 family protein, which produces MSNTPMAANPLTRAVLEIDEYASGLGWDQPARLFALVDTARLRVQEPGLAAQLGLGDEQESSGLTPIEQDEMPTGKQLDEFLGTIAWPDAVAGCALTVERLMLPPSAEAQVPQGLSDAKLAKWVADHPDRQEVRMTVAVLRDGTREAALRLREKDTPTEVLTGPDLVPGLADALRSTFED; this is translated from the coding sequence ATGTCCAACACTCCCATGGCTGCGAACCCGCTCACCCGGGCCGTTCTCGAGATCGACGAGTACGCCTCCGGCCTCGGCTGGGACCAGCCCGCCCGCCTTTTCGCCCTCGTCGACACCGCACGGCTGCGAGTCCAGGAACCCGGCCTCGCCGCCCAGCTCGGCCTGGGGGACGAGCAGGAGTCCTCCGGCCTGACCCCGATCGAGCAGGACGAAATGCCAACGGGCAAGCAGCTCGACGAGTTCCTCGGCACGATCGCCTGGCCCGACGCGGTGGCCGGCTGCGCGCTCACCGTTGAGCGGCTGATGCTGCCGCCGTCCGCCGAGGCGCAGGTTCCGCAGGGCCTGAGCGACGCCAAGCTCGCGAAGTGGGTGGCGGACCACCCGGACCGTCAGGAGGTCCGTATGACGGTCGCGGTCCTGCGTGACGGCACCCGCGAGGCGGCCCTGCGTCTGCGCGAGAAGGACACCCCGACCGAGGTGCTCACCGGCCCGGACCTGGTGCCGGGCCTCGCGGACGCGTTGAGGTCGACCTTCGAGGACTGA
- a CDS encoding YlbL family protein — protein sequence MPRRTATMLASTLMLIALLCAGVFIPVPYAEMSPGPTVNTLGDHDGEPVLQISGRKTYPTSGHLNMTTVRVTSADYKMNLVEAVYGWLAHDNKVVPHDTLYPDGKTEEQSTQENAEEFSQSQESAKVAALKALDIPVQSWVIVSTVVKGTPAEGKLHAGDVIKAVDGTTVKEPGDVAELVTKHKPGQDVVFTIVPAKEQAAAEKERRTPTKTEKITIRTAESTDTGDKRAIVGISAGTDHTFPFSIDIKLADVGGPSAGLMFSLGLYDKLTPGSLTGGKFVAGTGTIDDAGKVGPIGGIEMKTIAAREKGAQYFLTPADNCATASRDVPGGLTLVKVDTIDDALGAMKDIRSGDTADLPKCTTKS from the coding sequence ATGCCACGCCGCACCGCGACGATGCTCGCCTCCACTCTGATGCTGATCGCGCTCCTGTGCGCGGGAGTGTTCATTCCCGTGCCGTACGCGGAGATGTCCCCGGGGCCGACCGTCAACACCCTCGGCGATCACGACGGTGAGCCGGTGCTTCAGATCTCCGGGCGTAAGACCTACCCGACGAGCGGTCACCTCAACATGACCACCGTCCGCGTCACCAGCGCCGACTACAAGATGAACCTGGTCGAGGCGGTCTACGGCTGGCTTGCGCACGACAACAAGGTCGTCCCGCACGACACGCTCTACCCGGACGGCAAGACCGAGGAGCAGTCCACCCAGGAGAACGCCGAGGAGTTCAGCCAGTCCCAGGAGAGCGCCAAGGTCGCCGCCCTGAAGGCGCTGGACATCCCGGTGCAGAGCTGGGTGATCGTCTCGACCGTCGTCAAGGGCACCCCGGCCGAGGGCAAGCTGCACGCCGGTGACGTGATCAAGGCCGTCGACGGTACGACCGTCAAGGAGCCCGGGGACGTCGCCGAGCTGGTGACCAAGCACAAGCCCGGACAGGACGTTGTCTTCACGATCGTGCCGGCCAAGGAGCAGGCCGCCGCGGAGAAGGAGCGCCGGACGCCGACGAAGACCGAGAAGATCACCATCAGGACCGCCGAGTCCACCGACACCGGCGACAAGCGCGCCATCGTCGGGATCTCCGCCGGGACCGACCACACCTTCCCGTTCAGCATCGACATCAAGCTCGCCGACGTCGGCGGCCCCAGCGCGGGCCTGATGTTCTCGCTCGGCCTCTACGACAAGCTGACCCCGGGCAGCCTCACCGGCGGCAAGTTCGTCGCCGGCACCGGCACCATCGACGACGCCGGGAAGGTCGGCCCCATCGGCGGCATCGAGATGAAGACCATCGCCGCGCGCGAGAAGGGCGCCCAGTACTTCCTGACGCCCGCCGACAATTGTGCGACCGCCTCCAGGGACGTCCCCGGCGGGCTCACCCTGGTCAAGGTCGACACCATCGACGACGCCCTCGGCGCCATGAAGGACATCCGCTCCGGAGACACCGCCGACCTGCCGAAGTGCACGACGAAGAGCTGA
- a CDS encoding molybdenum cofactor biosynthesis protein MoaE: MAPTNDHPGEQGAQDPVKLIAIRETALSLDEVFRAVGDDAAGGTALFVGTVRNHDSGADVDELGYSCHPSAEAEMRRIAEKVVAEYPVRALAAVHRVGDLGVGDLAVVVAVSCPHRGEAFEACRKLIDDLKHEVPIWKHQKFSDGTEEWVGAC; this comes from the coding sequence ATGGCACCTACCAACGATCACCCCGGTGAGCAGGGCGCTCAGGATCCCGTCAAGCTCATCGCCATTCGCGAGACGGCCCTCTCCCTGGACGAGGTCTTCCGTGCCGTCGGGGACGACGCCGCCGGTGGGACCGCGCTCTTCGTGGGCACCGTGCGCAACCACGACAGCGGTGCCGACGTCGACGAGCTCGGGTACTCGTGCCACCCCAGCGCCGAGGCCGAGATGCGACGGATCGCCGAGAAGGTCGTCGCCGAGTACCCGGTGCGGGCGCTCGCCGCGGTCCACCGGGTCGGCGACCTCGGGGTCGGCGATCTTGCGGTCGTCGTCGCCGTCTCCTGCCCCCATCGCGGCGAGGCCTTCGAGGCGTGCCGCAAGCTGATCGACGACCTCAAGCACGAGGTGCCGATCTGGAAGCACCAGAAGTTCTCGGACGGTACGGAGGAGTGGGTCGGCGCCTGCTGA
- a CDS encoding SDR family oxidoreductase — translation MSSPDPQVRAARNESTPHAARGVRGPVVAVTGAASGIGALLTERLVASDEVKQVIAIDERRGDCAAAQWHILDVRDPAIAEKLRGADVVVHLALDLDLETDSAARTAYNVRGTQTVLTAAAAAGVHRVVLCTSAMVYGALDDNELPLSEDAELRATAEATGVGDLLEIERLARRAPRAHPGLNVTVVRPAVLVGGTDTALTRYFESPRLLVVAGSRPAWQFCHVEDLCSALEYAVLEKVEGELAVGCDGWLEQEEVEELSGIRRMELPSAVALGAAARLHRIGLTPSPAGDLAYTMYPWVVSGSRLHDAGWRPQWTNEEVLAELLEEVSGRHTVAGRRLGRKDATAAGAAGATVALLGAAAVVRRARKARRRI, via the coding sequence GTGAGTTCCCCTGATCCGCAGGTTCGCGCAGCGCGAAACGAGTCAACCCCGCACGCCGCGCGCGGCGTGCGCGGACCCGTCGTCGCGGTGACCGGTGCCGCGTCCGGGATCGGCGCGCTGCTCACCGAGCGGCTGGTCGCGTCCGACGAGGTCAAGCAGGTCATCGCCATCGACGAGCGGCGCGGCGACTGCGCCGCGGCGCAGTGGCACATCCTGGACGTACGGGACCCCGCCATCGCCGAGAAGCTGCGCGGCGCCGACGTGGTCGTGCACCTGGCGCTCGACCTGGATCTGGAGACGGATTCGGCCGCGCGGACGGCATACAACGTTCGGGGGACGCAGACCGTCCTGACGGCCGCCGCGGCGGCCGGCGTCCACCGGGTGGTGCTGTGCACCTCGGCGATGGTCTACGGAGCGCTCGACGACAACGAGCTGCCGCTGTCCGAGGACGCCGAGCTGCGGGCAACGGCCGAGGCCACCGGCGTCGGGGACCTCCTGGAGATCGAGCGGCTCGCGCGCCGGGCCCCCAGGGCCCACCCGGGACTCAATGTCACAGTCGTACGCCCCGCCGTGCTGGTCGGCGGCACCGACACCGCGCTGACCAGGTACTTCGAGTCGCCCCGGCTGCTCGTCGTCGCCGGATCCCGGCCCGCCTGGCAGTTCTGCCACGTCGAGGACCTGTGCAGCGCGCTCGAGTACGCCGTCCTGGAGAAGGTCGAGGGGGAACTCGCCGTCGGATGCGACGGCTGGCTGGAGCAGGAGGAGGTCGAGGAGCTCAGCGGGATCCGCCGTATGGAGCTGCCCTCCGCGGTCGCGCTCGGAGCGGCGGCCCGCCTGCACCGCATCGGGCTGACTCCGTCCCCGGCCGGGGACCTGGCCTACACGATGTATCCGTGGGTGGTCAGCGGCAGCCGGCTGCACGACGCCGGGTGGCGGCCGCAGTGGACCAACGAGGAAGTCCTCGCCGAGCTGCTGGAAGAGGTCTCCGGCAGGCACACGGTCGCCGGGCGGCGGCTCGGCCGCAAGGACGCCACGGCGGCGGGCGCGGCGGGCGCGACGGTGGCCCTGCTGGGCGCGGCGGCGGTCGTACGGCGGGCGCGGAAGGCCAGGCGGCGGATCTGA
- a CDS encoding zinc-dependent metalloprotease — MSDTPFGFGLPPEEPEDGDEGKKKDQQSGGGQGPANPFGFGGLPGAGGFGSPGADNPFAAMFGSLNPTDLGAAFQQLGQMLSYEGGPVNWDMAKQIARQTVSQGTADGTKDASVGASERTAVQEAVRLADLWLDDATSLPSGANTAVAWSRAEWVEATLPAWQELVDPVAERVGTAMGDVLPEEMQAMAGPLIGMMRSMGGAMFGTQIGQAVGVLAGEVVGSTDIGLPLGPAGKAALLPVNIETFGKDLGVPKEEVRLYLALREAAHQRLFAHVPWLRSHLFGAVDGYARGIKVDTAKLEDVVGQFDPQNPEQLQDALQQGMFQPEDTPEQKAALARLETALALVEGWVDAVVHAAAKPRLSSADALRETLRRRRASGGPAEQTFATLIGLELRPRRLRDASRLWASLTDARGVDGRDALWAHPDMLPTAGDLDDPDGFVHREHLDFSELDKMLGEAASGGGEKPNLKKEDDSEGGDAKGDGTE, encoded by the coding sequence GTGAGTGACACCCCATTCGGATTCGGCCTTCCGCCGGAGGAGCCGGAAGACGGCGACGAGGGCAAGAAGAAGGACCAGCAGAGCGGTGGTGGTCAGGGACCGGCCAACCCGTTCGGTTTCGGCGGGCTGCCGGGTGCCGGGGGCTTTGGCAGCCCTGGCGCGGACAATCCGTTCGCTGCCATGTTCGGCTCGCTGAACCCCACCGACCTCGGGGCCGCGTTCCAGCAGCTCGGGCAGATGCTCTCGTACGAGGGCGGCCCGGTGAACTGGGACATGGCCAAGCAGATCGCCCGCCAGACGGTCTCCCAGGGCACCGCGGACGGCACCAAGGACGCGAGCGTGGGCGCCTCCGAGCGCACCGCCGTCCAGGAGGCCGTGCGCCTGGCGGACCTGTGGCTGGACGACGCGACGTCCCTGCCGTCCGGCGCGAACACCGCCGTCGCGTGGAGCCGCGCGGAGTGGGTCGAGGCGACCCTGCCCGCGTGGCAGGAGCTCGTCGACCCGGTCGCGGAGCGCGTCGGCACCGCGATGGGCGACGTCCTGCCGGAGGAGATGCAGGCCATGGCGGGCCCGCTGATCGGCATGATGCGTTCGATGGGCGGCGCCATGTTCGGCACGCAGATCGGGCAGGCCGTCGGCGTGCTCGCGGGCGAGGTCGTCGGGTCAACCGACATCGGCCTGCCGCTCGGCCCGGCAGGCAAGGCCGCGCTGCTGCCGGTGAACATCGAGACGTTCGGCAAGGACCTGGGCGTGCCGAAGGAGGAGGTGCGGCTGTATCTCGCCCTGCGCGAGGCCGCCCACCAGCGCCTCTTCGCGCACGTGCCGTGGCTGCGCTCGCACCTGTTCGGCGCTGTCGACGGCTACGCGCGCGGGATCAAGGTCGACACCGCCAAGCTCGAGGACGTGGTCGGCCAGTTCGACCCGCAGAACCCCGAACAGCTTCAGGACGCTCTCCAGCAGGGCATGTTCCAGCCGGAGGACACCCCGGAGCAGAAGGCGGCTCTGGCCCGTCTGGAGACGGCTCTGGCGCTCGTCGAGGGCTGGGTCGACGCGGTGGTCCACGCCGCCGCCAAGCCCCGTCTGTCGTCCGCCGACGCGCTGCGTGAGACGCTGCGCCGCCGGCGTGCCTCGGGCGGCCCGGCCGAGCAGACGTTCGCCACGCTGATCGGTCTGGAGCTGCGTCCGCGGCGCCTGCGTGACGCCTCCCGCCTGTGGGCCTCGCTCACGGACGCGCGCGGTGTCGACGGCCGTGACGCCCTGTGGGCGCACCCGGACATGCTGCCGACGGCCGGTGACCTGGACGACCCGGACGGGTTCGTGCACCGCGAGCACCTCGACTTCTCCGAGCTGGACAAGATGCTCGGCGAGGCCGCGAGCGGCGGCGGCGAGAAGCCGAACCTGAAGAAGGAAGACGACTCCGAGGGCGGCGACGCAAAGGGCGACGGCACCGAGTGA
- a CDS encoding NUDIX hydrolase — translation MSLYDDAVLVLKEYEDQEELRRTYLEHLETHPDGMWKACGDGHITASALVIDPSRGRVLLTLHKKLRMWLQMGGHCEPADETLAAAALREAAEESGVAGLSLLPGGPVRLDRHHTPCAWHLDVQYAALAPAGAVEAISDESLDLRWFAYDEVADVADESVLRLLEATRARL, via the coding sequence GTGAGCCTGTACGACGACGCGGTCCTCGTGCTGAAGGAGTACGAGGACCAGGAAGAGCTGCGCCGGACGTATCTGGAGCATCTGGAGACGCACCCGGACGGCATGTGGAAGGCCTGCGGCGACGGGCACATCACGGCGAGCGCACTGGTGATCGACCCCTCACGCGGGCGGGTGCTGCTCACCCTCCACAAGAAGCTGCGCATGTGGCTGCAGATGGGCGGCCACTGCGAACCGGCCGACGAGACGCTGGCGGCGGCCGCCCTGCGCGAGGCCGCCGAGGAGTCCGGCGTCGCGGGGCTGTCCCTGCTGCCGGGCGGCCCGGTCCGCCTGGACCGGCATCACACGCCGTGCGCCTGGCACCTCGACGTCCAGTACGCGGCGCTCGCCCCGGCCGGCGCCGTGGAGGCGATCAGCGACGAGTCGCTGGACCTGCGCTGGTTCGCCTACGACGAGGTGGCGGACGTCGCGGACGAGTCGGTCCTGCGACTGCTGGAAGCGACCCGCGCGCGCCTGTGA
- a CDS encoding AIM24 family protein: MQSPIFAFNDQQTQDRWSLQNKQMLRVNLEGHDDILARKGTMVAYQGLVEFDAEYQSNQQSRSRAHTGEGLDLMRCHGQGTVYLANLKQHIHVMDVDQDGLTVDSSYVLAMESSLHHEVIAVDSLYGISGSGKYQLNITGRGKVALMTSGMPLLMQVTPDKYVNCDADAIVAWSTALRVQMQAQTHSSGVWRRRGSTGEGWELSFMGAGFALVQPSELLPPQNAQIGSGLAAQYGMGQQGARGQNQGNVWS, encoded by the coding sequence ATGCAGAGCCCGATTTTCGCCTTCAACGACCAGCAGACCCAGGACCGCTGGAGCCTCCAGAACAAGCAGATGCTCCGCGTCAACCTGGAGGGTCACGACGACATCCTCGCCCGCAAGGGCACGATGGTCGCCTACCAGGGACTCGTCGAGTTCGACGCCGAGTACCAGAGCAACCAGCAGTCACGCTCGCGTGCGCACACCGGTGAGGGCCTCGACCTCATGCGCTGTCACGGACAGGGCACGGTCTACCTCGCCAATCTCAAGCAGCACATCCATGTCATGGATGTCGACCAGGACGGGCTGACCGTCGACAGCAGCTATGTGCTGGCGATGGAGTCCTCGCTGCACCACGAGGTCATCGCCGTGGACAGCCTCTACGGCATCTCCGGCTCGGGTAAGTACCAGCTCAACATCACCGGCCGCGGCAAGGTCGCCCTCATGACCTCCGGCATGCCGCTGCTGATGCAGGTGACGCCCGACAAGTACGTCAACTGCGACGCCGACGCGATCGTCGCCTGGTCCACCGCGCTGCGGGTGCAGATGCAGGCCCAGACGCACTCCTCCGGGGTGTGGCGGCGCCGCGGCAGCACCGGCGAGGGCTGGGAGCTCAGCTTCATGGGCGCCGGCTTCGCGCTGGTCCAGCCGAGCGAACTGCTGCCTCCGCAGAACGCCCAGATCGGCTCGGGCCTCGCCGCCCAGTACGGCATGGGACAGCAGGGAGCGCGGGGTCAGAACCAGGGCAACGTCTGGAGCTGA
- a CDS encoding AIM24 family protein — MNQPLAGYAPAPVTARMENHGNHMLKVAMQTGNDLLARVGSMVAYEGFVQYEPNPPAVRQIAKDWMTGEGAPLMKCSGDGLLYLADYGANVVVINLNGDGISVNATNLLAFDAHLTWGVERVKGLAKFAGQGLWNTKISGQGWVALTSRGKPIVVDCGGGEDETYVDPDALVAWSPNLKVKGKRSFKAQSLIGRGSGEAYQMAFSGQGIVVVQPSEDSTDRLRVRG, encoded by the coding sequence ATGAACCAGCCACTCGCGGGCTACGCCCCCGCACCTGTCACCGCCCGCATGGAGAACCACGGCAACCACATGCTGAAGGTCGCCATGCAGACCGGGAACGACCTCCTCGCGCGCGTGGGCTCGATGGTCGCCTACGAAGGGTTCGTCCAGTACGAGCCCAACCCGCCGGCCGTGCGCCAGATCGCCAAGGACTGGATGACCGGCGAGGGCGCGCCCCTGATGAAGTGCTCCGGCGACGGACTGCTCTACCTCGCCGACTACGGCGCCAACGTCGTCGTGATCAACCTCAACGGCGACGGCATCTCCGTCAACGCCACCAACCTGCTCGCCTTCGACGCGCATCTGACGTGGGGCGTCGAGCGGGTCAAGGGCCTGGCGAAGTTCGCCGGGCAGGGCCTGTGGAACACCAAGATCTCCGGGCAGGGCTGGGTCGCGCTGACCTCCCGGGGCAAGCCGATCGTCGTCGACTGCGGCGGTGGCGAGGACGAGACGTACGTCGACCCGGACGCGCTCGTCGCCTGGTCCCCGAACCTCAAGGTGAAGGGCAAGCGCAGCTTCAAGGCGCAGTCGCTCATCGGCCGGGGCAGCGGCGAGGCCTACCAGATGGCCTTCTCAGGCCAGGGCATCGTCGTCGTACAGCCCAGTGAGGACAGCACCGACCGTCTCCGGGTCCGGGGCTGA
- a CDS encoding TerD family protein has protein sequence MAREFQRGHKAKISDLTAGTDLYVGVQIAAPGLSFDISCFGLDADERLSDDRYFVFFNQPKSPEESIQLLGTQAGDTESFRVTLDRIPPQIQKLSFTATIDGAGQMSQISPGYIRIVAGGEEVARYAFNGSEFTTERAVMLGDFYLKDVWRFAAVGQGFDGGLDALLKNFGGEVAEEEPPAAPQQPQAGATPSFAPPAQAAAPPAFGAPAGVPAPAPQPAPPAPAPAPAAQGFAPPPGSTPPPPSPAPSVHAQPTIIAPMTPPGGTPPPPAPAPAPYGQPGQQPYGQPSAPPPPGYGYPQAPAAPQAPQAPAPPPGYGQPAPPPGYGQQPPYGQVPGQPAPYGAPQGAPQGAPQGPGVAAALQQFKETPTGQRWTQQNKKMVRVDLGMGGQPVLARQGSMVLYQGKVDFSYKGAGFAGRIVGNATGQEMQLMRCTGQGQVFLAENNSMVHPIELQGDGICVSAENVLAFDESLQYEVRRIEGHGIPGGALFTMQFTGTGTIVVKTHGTPVVLPVTPTTFADCNAVVAWSSAAQVVVSSQVRMRRNAYPGDTGESVNLQFRAAPGNFIVVQPYEI, from the coding sequence ATGGCCAGGGAATTCCAACGCGGCCACAAGGCCAAGATCAGTGACCTCACCGCGGGCACGGATCTGTACGTAGGGGTACAGATCGCCGCCCCAGGGCTGAGCTTCGACATCAGCTGCTTCGGTCTCGACGCCGACGAACGGCTCTCGGACGACCGCTATTTCGTCTTCTTCAACCAGCCGAAGTCCCCCGAGGAGTCCATCCAGCTCCTTGGCACCCAGGCCGGTGACACGGAGTCCTTCCGGGTCACGCTCGACAGGATCCCCCCGCAGATCCAGAAGCTGTCCTTCACGGCGACGATCGACGGCGCCGGACAGATGTCGCAGATCAGCCCCGGATACATCCGCATCGTCGCAGGTGGCGAGGAGGTGGCCCGGTACGCCTTCAACGGCTCGGAGTTCACCACCGAACGCGCCGTGATGCTGGGCGACTTCTACCTGAAGGACGTCTGGCGGTTCGCCGCCGTCGGCCAGGGCTTCGACGGCGGTCTCGATGCGCTGCTGAAGAACTTCGGCGGCGAGGTCGCCGAGGAGGAACCGCCCGCCGCCCCGCAGCAGCCCCAGGCCGGTGCGACTCCCAGCTTCGCGCCGCCCGCCCAGGCCGCGGCACCGCCCGCGTTCGGAGCCCCGGCCGGAGTTCCCGCGCCGGCCCCGCAGCCGGCCCCTCCGGCGCCCGCGCCGGCCCCGGCCGCACAGGGTTTCGCACCCCCGCCGGGATCCACCCCGCCGCCGCCGAGCCCGGCGCCCTCGGTGCACGCGCAGCCGACGATCATCGCGCCCATGACGCCGCCCGGAGGCACCCCGCCGCCGCCCGCCCCGGCGCCCGCGCCCTACGGCCAGCCGGGACAGCAGCCGTACGGCCAGCCCTCGGCGCCGCCGCCTCCCGGCTACGGCTACCCCCAGGCACCCGCGGCACCTCAGGCGCCGCAGGCCCCGGCCCCGCCGCCCGGTTACGGCCAGCCGGCCCCGCCTCCCGGCTACGGCCAGCAGCCCCCCTACGGGCAGGTCCCGGGCCAGCCGGCGCCGTACGGAGCCCCCCAGGGTGCCCCGCAAGGCGCGCCCCAGGGTCCCGGTGTGGCCGCCGCTCTCCAGCAGTTCAAGGAGACGCCGACCGGTCAGCGCTGGACGCAGCAGAACAAGAAGATGGTCCGCGTCGACCTCGGCATGGGCGGCCAGCCGGTGCTCGCCCGCCAGGGCAGCATGGTGCTCTACCAGGGCAAGGTCGACTTCAGCTACAAGGGCGCCGGATTCGCCGGCCGGATCGTGGGCAACGCCACCGGCCAGGAGATGCAGCTGATGCGCTGCACCGGTCAGGGCCAGGTCTTCCTCGCCGAGAACAACTCGATGGTGCACCCCATCGAGCTCCAGGGCGACGGCATCTGCGTCTCCGCCGAGAACGTCCTCGCCTTCGACGAGAGCCTCCAGTACGAGGTCCGCCGCATCGAAGGGCACGGCATCCCCGGTGGCGCGCTGTTCACGATGCAGTTCACGGGCACCGGCACCATCGTCGTCAAGACGCACGGCACGCCCGTGGTGCTCCCGGTGACGCCCACGACGTTCGCCGACTGCAACGCCGTCGTCGCCTGGTCGTCCGCCGCCCAGGTGGTCGTCTCCAGCCAGGTCCGCATGCGCCGCAACGCCTACCCCGGCGACACCGGAGAGAGCGTCAACCTCCAGTTCCGGGCCGCTCCCGGCAACTTCATCGTCGTCCAGCCGTACGAGATCTGA
- a CDS encoding M48 family metallopeptidase: MSADPLHRAGTPQRSTTSPPPSGSGANAIEVRRSARRRRTVSAYREGDRTVVLIPARMSEAEEQRWVNVMLDKLAAQESKRVIGDAELAERAERLSGQYLEGRARPNSVRWVTNQNTRWGSCTPAEGSIRLSHRLQGMPEYVVDYVLLHELAHLLVPGHGPRFWQLLEAYPRTERAKGYLEGVVAAERLPHLPGARGE, from the coding sequence GTGTCCGCCGACCCACTGCACCGCGCCGGAACACCACAGCGCAGTACGACGAGCCCGCCGCCGAGCGGCTCGGGGGCGAACGCGATCGAGGTCCGCAGGAGCGCCCGGCGTCGCCGGACGGTCTCGGCGTACCGCGAGGGCGATCGCACCGTCGTGCTCATCCCTGCCCGGATGTCCGAGGCCGAGGAACAGCGCTGGGTGAACGTCATGCTGGACAAGCTGGCCGCCCAGGAGAGCAAACGGGTCATCGGCGACGCGGAGCTGGCGGAGCGTGCCGAGCGATTGTCGGGCCAGTACCTGGAAGGCCGTGCGCGGCCCAACTCGGTGCGCTGGGTCACCAACCAGAACACCCGCTGGGGCTCGTGCACCCCGGCCGAGGGCAGCATCCGGCTTTCGCACCGGTTGCAGGGAATGCCCGAATACGTCGTCGACTACGTCCTCCTGCACGAGCTCGCGCACCTCCTGGTGCCCGGCCACGGTCCCCGCTTCTGGCAGCTGCTGGAGGCGTATCCCCGCACCGAGCGGGCGAAGGGCTACCTCGAAGGCGTCGTCGCCGCCGAGCGGTTGCCCCATCTGCCCGGCGCGCGCGGCGAATAG
- a CDS encoding TOMM precursor leader peptide-binding protein, producing MAPLVKPSLRRGWRDLNTVQFGMTPAHALTLGPMDTATGSFLDLLNGTRGLELLREEGRRMDLPDGHVDALVRRLAGAGLLDDAKGGGPAGDTLRRKKEVLDRLRPDLASMSLTTSEPGEAMSRLTARRSLRVQVRGAGRVGSMIASLLSAAGVGDVDVRDVGRVEPWDVAPGGLPAETVGDRRDEAARRSARRCAPDRPPRRGPHSPPGEETTGHSLVIIAPRDDVAVHAPSPSAAEPLVASGTPHLYAGVVEGTGVVGPLVLPGETGCAGCLNEGRTDRDPAWPRLVAQWRSGSRRAREVRPCDLTLATTVAGLAAAHALTFLDGRVPSSAGARWEVSLPGLTWHARPVWAHPACSCGATEKGEGEHPSEEGERHETMAEQRPSKELRRRADAERLAGTWRAHV from the coding sequence GTGGCTCCGTTGGTGAAGCCGTCCCTCAGGCGGGGCTGGCGCGATCTCAACACCGTGCAATTTGGGATGACTCCGGCACATGCGCTGACCCTGGGTCCGATGGACACCGCGACGGGCAGCTTCCTCGATCTGCTCAACGGCACGCGCGGGCTGGAGCTGTTGCGCGAGGAAGGCCGCCGCATGGACCTGCCGGACGGCCATGTCGACGCTCTGGTGCGACGCCTGGCAGGAGCGGGACTGCTCGACGACGCGAAGGGCGGCGGCCCGGCCGGCGACACCCTTCGCCGCAAGAAAGAGGTACTGGACCGCCTGCGGCCCGATCTGGCCTCAATGTCCCTGACCACATCCGAGCCGGGTGAGGCGATGAGCCGCCTGACCGCGCGCCGCTCACTGCGCGTGCAGGTACGGGGCGCCGGCCGGGTGGGCTCGATGATCGCCTCGCTGCTGTCGGCAGCCGGGGTGGGCGACGTCGACGTACGCGACGTCGGCCGCGTCGAGCCCTGGGACGTGGCGCCGGGCGGACTCCCCGCGGAGACGGTCGGCGACCGCAGGGACGAGGCCGCGCGACGCTCCGCCCGCCGCTGCGCACCGGACCGCCCACCACGCCGCGGTCCCCACTCGCCCCCGGGAGAGGAGACCACCGGCCACTCCCTGGTGATCATCGCGCCCCGGGACGACGTCGCCGTGCACGCCCCCTCCCCTTCCGCCGCCGAACCCCTCGTCGCCTCCGGTACGCCCCATCTGTACGCCGGTGTCGTGGAGGGAACCGGTGTGGTCGGCCCACTCGTGCTGCCCGGCGAGACCGGCTGCGCCGGCTGTCTCAACGAAGGGCGCACGGATCGGGACCCTGCGTGGCCCCGGCTGGTCGCACAGTGGCGCTCGGGTTCGAGAAGGGCGCGTGAGGTGCGACCCTGCGACCTCACTTTGGCCACTACGGTCGCCGGTCTGGCCGCCGCGCACGCCCTAACGTTTCTGGACGGCCGGGTTCCGTCCAGCGCGGGTGCACGCTGGGAAGTGTCACTACCCGGTCTGACCTGGCACGCCCGTCCGGTGTGGGCGCATCCGGCATGCTCGTGCGGCGCCACGGAGAAAGGTGAGGGAGAACACCCCTCCGAGGAGGGGGAGCGGCACGAGACAATGGCGGAGCAGCGGCCGTCGAAGGAGTTACGCCGTAGGGCAGACGCGGAGCGGCTGGCTGGGACCTGGAGGGCGCATGTCTGA